In the genome of Bradyrhizobium arachidis, one region contains:
- a CDS encoding helix-turn-helix domain-containing protein produces the protein MSINLHAAHGSIDFPIRSRDHEMSRATEAIARESQWRQVVRSPQADIADITISRWEEARSTSSHQATTPEDCYFVAIALKSTRAKLTRDRQVVFDGTMPEGTLYVTAPSKPLAVQFQSPCAFLHFHISADHFPAQLAAAEGLNDLVLLRDPLAAELAKALIERGDAADHQFTFCIGQTLAMHLTRLELPRARVNALPKWRLRRVEQYIADHFDRCISLSELANVAGLSRMHFAAQFRAATGYRPREYLLKYRIEHAKTLLATTGRPLAEIALAVGFSTQAHFSTVFKRISGQSPARWRLASKNQRFEVEALPRRRPSADGDWITSAAA, from the coding sequence ATGTCGATCAATTTGCACGCGGCGCACGGCTCGATTGATTTTCCGATCCGCTCGCGGGATCACGAGATGTCCCGAGCCACAGAGGCTATCGCCCGGGAAAGCCAATGGCGTCAGGTCGTCCGCAGTCCGCAGGCCGACATCGCGGACATCACGATCTCGCGATGGGAAGAGGCGCGAAGCACCTCCTCGCATCAGGCGACGACGCCCGAGGATTGCTATTTCGTCGCCATCGCCCTCAAGTCCACACGCGCGAAATTGACCCGGGACCGCCAGGTCGTTTTCGACGGCACCATGCCCGAGGGCACGCTGTATGTCACCGCGCCATCAAAACCCCTCGCCGTGCAATTCCAGTCGCCGTGCGCCTTCCTGCACTTCCACATCTCCGCGGACCATTTTCCGGCGCAACTCGCCGCGGCCGAGGGACTGAACGATCTGGTGCTGCTGCGCGACCCGCTCGCAGCCGAGCTTGCCAAGGCGCTGATCGAACGTGGCGATGCCGCCGACCACCAATTCACCTTCTGCATCGGCCAGACCCTCGCGATGCATCTGACCCGGCTGGAATTGCCGCGCGCGCGGGTCAATGCCTTGCCGAAATGGCGGTTGCGTCGGGTCGAGCAATACATCGCCGATCATTTCGACCGCTGCATCAGCCTGTCCGAGCTCGCCAATGTCGCCGGCCTGTCCAGGATGCACTTTGCGGCACAATTCCGCGCCGCGACCGGCTATCGTCCTCGCGAATATCTGCTCAAATACCGGATCGAGCACGCGAAGACGCTGCTCGCGACGACCGGACGGCCGCTGGCCGAGATCGCACTCGCCGTGGGCTTCAGCACGCAGGCGCATTTCTCGACCGTGTTCAAGCGCATCAGCGGCCAGTCTCCGGCACGCTGGCGCCTTGCGAGCAAGAACCAGCGCTTCGAGGTCGAAGCGCTGCCGCGACGCCGTCCTTCGGCCGATGGGGATTGGATCACGAGCGCCGCCGCGTAG